The following coding sequences are from one Lipingzhangella halophila window:
- a CDS encoding asparagine synthase-related protein has protein sequence MRFYIALTSAAPDTRAPLSAHVLKAARRLAETVLPVPAASLRHDTWIAPSGSVALLAWTNEPVHHWLPEPLTSIATAGGTGVLGYTGYLDDPADIDRICTAPELGATVDRTGGAFGVFRALENGIDAVTPITRTDPVFYCQSAGLHVVGNRAVLTHLVARAAEEGPAGRFPPPPAYDIAPMQALVRHGFYISDETPFAGLTALPELSTLRIRDGRARVLRRDLPEPPAETPPPLRRRPHIRRLADALLASVEPVRKHNESISLSLTGGRDSRLVAATLYAAGIPFHASTRGFADHPDVVLAREICTKLGVTEHRVETPEQYDDESILVEHPLPRTTRLLRMTEGMNSAFENVIAPKSFALEARLSGSGGEALRGGWLIDRRDLTTDALRSKLRTIALAQSWLMTPEANAIAERLHEEYHQMCEPDFRLGLDRMFLKFRSGRWLPASRQATLVGYCMYHPFLDHRVRWEAMSLPPAWRWSEAVMYHLIAHLAPPLKWLPIADRPWRFDHRRVYNPVHRLARRFRPRLRARTGLGGFDWRRTLGPDYVAPMRDRILATPELFQLVDRQRTEQLLAEDPPKRAGQVWNLYTLAVLLSNEWLAPDAGTAESPGRIRVPIR, from the coding sequence ATGCGTTTCTACATCGCTCTGACCTCGGCCGCGCCCGACACTCGGGCCCCCCTCTCGGCGCACGTGCTCAAGGCGGCACGCCGGCTCGCCGAGACCGTCCTGCCGGTGCCCGCCGCGTCGCTGCGGCACGACACGTGGATCGCGCCGAGCGGCAGTGTCGCGCTTCTCGCGTGGACCAACGAGCCCGTGCACCACTGGCTACCCGAGCCGCTGACCAGCATCGCCACGGCGGGCGGAACCGGTGTGCTGGGCTATACCGGCTACCTGGACGATCCGGCCGACATCGACCGCATCTGCACCGCGCCGGAGCTGGGTGCCACCGTCGACCGCACCGGTGGCGCGTTCGGGGTGTTCCGGGCACTGGAGAACGGCATCGACGCGGTCACCCCCATCACCCGGACCGACCCGGTCTTCTACTGCCAGAGCGCCGGATTGCACGTCGTGGGGAACCGGGCCGTGCTGACGCACCTTGTGGCGCGCGCGGCCGAGGAGGGCCCCGCAGGACGGTTCCCGCCCCCTCCCGCATACGACATAGCGCCCATGCAGGCGCTGGTGCGCCACGGGTTCTACATCTCCGACGAGACCCCCTTCGCGGGGCTGACCGCGTTGCCGGAGCTGAGCACCCTGCGCATCCGCGACGGGCGCGCCCGTGTTCTGCGGCGCGACCTCCCCGAGCCCCCCGCGGAGACGCCGCCACCGCTGCGGCGCCGCCCGCACATCCGGCGACTCGCAGACGCGCTGCTGGCCTCCGTGGAACCGGTCCGCAAGCACAACGAGTCCATCTCGCTCTCGCTGACGGGCGGACGCGACAGCCGGCTGGTCGCCGCGACACTGTACGCGGCGGGAATCCCCTTCCACGCGTCGACCCGCGGCTTCGCGGACCATCCCGACGTCGTCCTCGCCCGGGAGATCTGCACCAAGCTGGGCGTCACCGAGCACCGCGTGGAAACGCCGGAGCAGTACGACGACGAGTCGATCCTCGTCGAGCACCCCCTACCGCGTACCACCCGGCTGCTCCGCATGACCGAAGGCATGAACTCCGCCTTCGAGAACGTCATCGCCCCCAAGTCCTTCGCGCTGGAGGCACGGCTGTCCGGTTCCGGCGGCGAGGCGCTGCGCGGCGGCTGGCTCATCGACCGGCGCGACCTGACGACCGATGCCCTGCGGAGCAAGCTGCGCACGATCGCCCTGGCACAGTCATGGCTGATGACCCCGGAGGCCAACGCGATCGCGGAGCGGCTGCACGAGGAGTACCACCAGATGTGCGAGCCCGACTTCCGGCTCGGGCTGGACCGGATGTTCCTCAAGTTCCGCAGCGGCCGCTGGCTCCCCGCCTCGCGCCAGGCGACGCTGGTCGGCTACTGCATGTACCACCCGTTCCTGGACCATCGCGTGCGCTGGGAGGCCATGAGCCTGCCACCGGCGTGGCGCTGGTCAGAGGCCGTCATGTACCACCTGATCGCCCACCTGGCGCCTCCGCTCAAGTGGCTGCCGATCGCCGACCGCCCATGGCGCTTCGACCACCGGCGCGTGTACAACCCCGTGCACCGCCTGGCCCGGCGCTTCCGGCCGAGGCTGCGCGCCCGGACCGGTCTCGGCGGGTTCGACTGGCGCCGCACTCTGGGCCCGGACTACGTCGCGCCGATGCGCGACCGCATCCTGGCCACACCGGAACTCTTCCAGCTCGTTGACCGGCAGCGCACCGAGCAACTGCTGGCCGAGGACCCACCCAAGCGGGCCGGCCAGGTGTGGAACCTCTACACCCTGGCCGTGCTGCTCTCCAACGAGTGGCTGGCCCCCGATGCCGGAACCGCCGAGAGTCCCGGCAGGATCCGCGTGCCCATCCGCTGA
- a CDS encoding asparagine synthase-related protein, giving the protein MRFYLALTTTSSGRRTPVPGYVIEAARQIAATVLPVPAATLRHETWFAPDRYVALLAWTNEPRHEWLPDPLTSVTVDGETGVLGTTGYLTDHADLDRLCTTSELGPALDRAGGAFGLFRALPSGLDALTSITRTDPVYHCESTGVHVVSNRASLGHLVARAAEEGPDGHLPPTPRYDIAPMQALVRHGFYLTDDTPFAGVTALPELSTLRIRDGRATVLRREPPRPAPAPAPLSPLRGRRIAQLAESLVASVEPLRKHPDGVSMALSGGRDSRLIAATLYAAGIPFRATTTGVDDHPDVELAREICQRLGVRDHRVKAPDRDDSGSLLVEHPLPRTLRLVRMTEGMNSAFENVISPKAFAVEARISGSGGEVLRGGWLRDQSDLAKPALLGRLRTITQAQAPLMTDEANAAAQALFDEFSTAHAHDLVRALDELYLRFRTGRWLVGSRTATLSGFCMYHPFLDHRVHWQAMRVSPEWRRSEEVVYKLIRRLAPPIARMPIANHPWRFDDRRVYNPLHRRARRSRPVRRAGSAAGAFHWRRDLSGDYVAAMRERILDTPDVFRLTDRRATERILDQDPITRPNQIWSLYTIAVLLSGEWLSADPRESDVERIRVPIR; this is encoded by the coding sequence ATGCGCTTCTACCTCGCACTCACCACCACGAGCTCCGGAAGACGCACCCCCGTACCGGGATACGTCATCGAGGCCGCACGCCAGATCGCCGCAACGGTCCTGCCCGTGCCCGCGGCCACCCTCCGCCACGAGACCTGGTTCGCCCCGGACCGCTATGTCGCCCTGCTGGCCTGGACCAACGAACCCCGCCACGAGTGGCTCCCCGACCCGTTGACCAGTGTCACGGTCGACGGGGAGACGGGGGTGCTCGGCACCACCGGGTACCTCACCGACCACGCCGACCTCGACCGGCTGTGCACAACGTCCGAGCTGGGACCGGCCCTGGATCGCGCCGGGGGCGCCTTCGGGCTGTTCCGCGCGCTACCGTCCGGGCTCGACGCCCTCACCTCGATCACCCGCACCGACCCCGTCTACCACTGCGAGAGCACCGGGGTGCACGTGGTGTCCAACCGGGCCTCCCTGGGACACCTGGTGGCCCGCGCCGCCGAGGAGGGGCCCGATGGCCACCTGCCGCCCACGCCCCGCTACGACATCGCCCCCATGCAGGCCCTGGTCCGGCACGGGTTCTACCTCACCGATGACACCCCCTTCGCCGGAGTGACCGCGCTTCCCGAGCTGTCCACCCTGCGCATCCGCGACGGCCGCGCCACGGTCCTGCGGCGCGAGCCACCCCGGCCGGCTCCGGCACCAGCCCCGCTGTCTCCCCTGCGCGGGCGGCGGATCGCCCAGTTGGCGGAGAGCCTGGTCGCATCGGTCGAGCCGCTGCGCAAGCACCCCGACGGTGTCTCGATGGCGCTGAGCGGCGGGCGCGACAGCCGGCTGATCGCCGCCACGCTGTACGCTGCGGGCATCCCGTTCCGCGCCACGACCACTGGTGTCGACGACCACCCCGACGTCGAGCTGGCCCGCGAGATCTGCCAGCGGCTGGGCGTGCGCGACCACCGCGTCAAGGCTCCCGATCGTGACGACTCCGGCTCGCTCCTGGTGGAGCACCCCCTACCGCGCACCCTGCGGCTGGTACGGATGACCGAGGGCATGAACTCCGCATTCGAAAACGTCATCAGCCCCAAGGCGTTCGCCGTGGAGGCACGGATCTCGGGCTCGGGCGGCGAGGTGCTGCGCGGCGGCTGGCTGCGGGACCAATCGGACCTGGCCAAGCCCGCGCTTCTCGGGCGGCTGCGCACGATCACCCAGGCCCAGGCGCCCTTGATGACCGACGAGGCCAACGCTGCGGCCCAGGCGCTGTTCGACGAGTTCAGCACTGCGCACGCGCACGACCTCGTCCGGGCTCTGGACGAGCTCTACCTGCGGTTCCGCACCGGGCGCTGGCTGGTGGGCTCGCGCACCGCCACCCTTTCGGGCTTCTGCATGTACCACCCGTTCCTGGACCACCGCGTGCACTGGCAGGCGATGCGTGTCTCGCCGGAATGGCGGCGGTCCGAAGAGGTGGTGTACAAGCTGATCAGGCGGCTCGCACCACCGATCGCCCGGATGCCCATCGCCAACCACCCGTGGCGCTTCGACGACCGGCGCGTCTACAACCCCCTGCACCGCCGCGCCCGCCGTTCCCGGCCGGTGCGGCGCGCCGGGTCGGCGGCGGGGGCGTTCCACTGGCGGCGCGACCTCAGTGGGGACTATGTGGCCGCGATGCGTGAGCGGATCCTGGACACCCCCGATGTGTTCCGGCTCACCGACCGGCGTGCCACCGAACGGATCCTGGACCAGGACCCCATCACCCGGCCGAACCAGATCTGGAGCCTGTACACGATCGCCGTGCTGCTCTCCGGCGAGTGGCTGTCGGCGGACCCCCGGGAGTCCGACGTGGAGCGCATCCGCGTCCCCATCCGATGA
- a CDS encoding LysR family transcriptional regulator yields the protein MLDLLRLQILKEFGDQGTIAATAQSLGYTPSAISQQLSTLEREAGTPLLDRTARSAELTDSGQLLAEHAEQILAMVEAAESVLAAQTGVAMGRVTVTAFPTAAVAFAPRLAQSLRRHEGMQLVLRQTMRSAGSRQVATGEVDIALVDQWSGAAPDSSAGTLRHIHLLHDPMVLAVPEGHRLADPSQPVELRELLGEAWIAAPHGEPSRFGTDQLLADVGGAPAAAWEFEGLGTILSLVARGIGVAAVPALALAGGTTGIAFRRLPRAAPFRDVYAVVRATSVRRPAIEATLRALETAAADVRRSLGAALDSATNPGPAAEADAGTGTAPEDGG from the coding sequence ATGCTTGACCTCCTGCGGCTGCAGATCCTCAAGGAATTCGGCGATCAGGGCACGATCGCGGCGACGGCTCAGTCGCTGGGCTACACACCGTCGGCAATCTCACAGCAGCTGTCCACCCTGGAACGCGAGGCCGGTACTCCACTGCTGGACCGCACCGCGCGCAGCGCCGAGCTGACTGATTCCGGCCAGCTCCTCGCCGAACACGCCGAGCAGATCCTCGCGATGGTGGAGGCCGCGGAGTCGGTGCTGGCCGCCCAGACCGGCGTTGCTATGGGCCGGGTTACGGTGACGGCTTTCCCCACCGCGGCGGTGGCGTTCGCGCCGCGGCTGGCGCAGAGCCTGCGCAGGCACGAGGGCATGCAACTGGTGCTGCGCCAGACGATGCGCAGCGCCGGCTCGCGCCAGGTCGCCACGGGAGAAGTCGACATCGCCCTGGTGGACCAGTGGTCCGGCGCCGCGCCCGACAGCAGCGCGGGCACGTTGCGGCATATCCACCTGCTGCACGACCCCATGGTGCTCGCGGTGCCCGAGGGCCACCGCCTGGCCGACCCGAGCCAGCCCGTGGAGCTGCGCGAGCTGCTCGGCGAGGCGTGGATCGCGGCCCCGCACGGAGAGCCTTCCCGCTTCGGGACCGACCAGTTGCTGGCCGACGTCGGTGGGGCGCCCGCGGCGGCGTGGGAGTTCGAAGGCCTCGGGACCATCCTGAGCCTCGTCGCGCGCGGTATCGGTGTCGCGGCCGTCCCCGCGCTCGCCCTCGCCGGCGGGACCACCGGGATAGCGTTCCGCCGGCTGCCCCGCGCCGCGCCCTTCCGGGACGTCTACGCCGTTGTCCGGGCCACGAGCGTCCGGCGCCCGGCGATCGAGGCGACCCTGCGCGCGCTCGAAACCGCGGCCGCCGATGTCCGGCGCTCGCTCGGTGCCGCGCTGGACTCCGCCACCAACCCCGGCCCCGCCGCTGAGGCTGACGCCGGCACTGGCACTGCCCCCGAAGACGGCGGTTGA
- a CDS encoding pyridoxal phosphate-dependent aminotransferase: MSVTVSATLAVNEALAEKQRRGLPVLPLGFGEAGLPVHPGMRDALAMGGDRNAYGPVAGSHELRAAAAGYWERRDLPTDPDLVVSGPGSKALLYGLLLSLGGDVAIAAPSWVSYAAQARLAGYRPLLIPTAPAQGGAPQPDLLAAAVSAARAEGRDVRSVIVTLPDNPTGTVASPCTMRRLAEVARELDLVIISDEIYRDLVHDPVTPMASPAEFAPERTVISTGLSKSLALGGWRLGVTRLPDSDLGHRLRDSLLGVVSEIWSSPAAPIQQAAAYAFEEPAELVDHVARSRRLHGLVARAVTDRFVAAGAMVAAPQAAFYLYPDFEGWRGRLAADHDVTTGPELTAFLLEEYGMGVLPAAEFGESDDALRMRVATSLLYGESEAQRYAALAADDPTALPWIRAHLDRLSEVLAGVTAGVGQASLLSRARLN; encoded by the coding sequence ATGTCTGTCACTGTGTCCGCAACCCTCGCCGTTAACGAAGCGCTGGCGGAGAAGCAGCGCCGGGGGCTCCCAGTTCTGCCCCTGGGATTCGGCGAGGCCGGACTGCCCGTGCACCCCGGTATGCGGGATGCCTTGGCGATGGGAGGTGACAGGAACGCGTACGGGCCGGTCGCCGGCTCGCACGAGCTACGCGCCGCGGCGGCCGGGTACTGGGAGCGACGGGATTTGCCGACAGATCCCGACCTGGTGGTATCCGGACCGGGCAGCAAAGCGCTGCTCTACGGGCTGCTGCTGAGCCTCGGCGGCGACGTCGCCATCGCCGCGCCGAGCTGGGTGAGCTACGCGGCGCAGGCCAGGCTGGCCGGGTACCGCCCGCTGCTGATCCCCACCGCACCCGCGCAGGGCGGCGCGCCGCAGCCCGACCTGCTCGCGGCCGCGGTCTCCGCGGCCCGCGCCGAAGGGCGCGACGTCCGCAGCGTGATCGTGACCCTTCCCGACAATCCCACCGGCACTGTCGCCTCCCCCTGCACCATGCGCCGGCTGGCCGAGGTGGCCCGCGAGCTCGACCTGGTGATCATCTCCGACGAGATCTACCGCGACCTCGTCCACGACCCCGTGACCCCTATGGCCAGCCCGGCGGAGTTCGCCCCCGAACGCACCGTGATCTCGACCGGCCTCAGCAAGAGCCTGGCCCTCGGCGGCTGGCGCCTCGGCGTGACCCGGCTGCCCGACAGCGATCTGGGGCACCGGCTGCGCGACTCCCTGCTCGGCGTGGTCAGCGAGATCTGGTCCAGCCCCGCCGCGCCCATCCAGCAGGCGGCGGCCTATGCCTTCGAAGAGCCAGCCGAGCTGGTCGACCACGTCGCGCGCAGCAGGCGGCTGCACGGGCTGGTCGCCCGCGCCGTGACCGACCGGTTCGTGGCCGCCGGCGCGATGGTCGCGGCCCCGCAGGCGGCGTTCTACCTGTACCCGGACTTCGAGGGCTGGCGGGGCCGGCTGGCCGCCGACCACGACGTCACAACCGGTCCGGAGCTCACCGCGTTCCTGCTGGAGGAGTACGGCATGGGGGTCCTGCCGGCCGCGGAGTTCGGCGAGAGCGACGACGCGCTGCGGATGCGCGTCGCGACCAGCCTGCTCTACGGCGAAAGCGAGGCGCAGCGCTACGCCGCGCTCGCCGCGGACGACCCCACCGCGCTGCCGTGGATCCGCGCCCACCTCGACCGCCTCAGCGAGGTCCTGGCCGGCGTCACCGCGGGCGTCGGGCAGGCGAGCCTGCTCTCTCGCGCCCGGCTGAACTAG
- a CDS encoding glycosyltransferase family 4 protein: MSPVSASSPSSIAATSLRVAIVTESFLPQVNGVTNSVCRVAEHLAARGHQAMILAPGNGPSSYAGFPVVRLPSVPLPGYRGFALGLPARRLVDTALRAFAPDVVHLASPALLGQAAVDAARRWALPTVAVYQTDLPGFAGRYGVPCGETLWPLLRRLHAAVDRTLVPSSATLQVLADHDLPRLSLWQRGVDAQRFHPRHRDEHLRRSLAPNGEAIVGFVGRLARDKRVDLLAHVAQLRGARVVIVGDGPDRGRLRRRIPEAVFPGQLTGAELSRIYASLDVFVHTGADETFCQAVQEALASGVPVVAPAAGGPLDLVSSEHNGLLYSPDSVRELRVAAGRLIHNTALRSRMASAARTSVRGRSWEVIGDQLIEHYRSVVAPSDTLVPHARPRT; the protein is encoded by the coding sequence ATGTCCCCCGTTTCCGCGTCTTCCCCGTCGTCCATCGCCGCCACGTCGCTGCGCGTGGCTATCGTGACAGAATCCTTCCTACCGCAGGTCAATGGAGTAACCAATTCGGTGTGCCGGGTCGCTGAGCACCTCGCCGCCCGTGGCCACCAGGCCATGATCCTCGCCCCGGGGAACGGACCGTCCTCGTACGCGGGTTTCCCGGTGGTGCGGCTGCCGAGTGTCCCACTTCCCGGTTACCGCGGCTTCGCGCTGGGGCTGCCCGCCCGGCGGCTCGTCGACACCGCGCTGCGGGCGTTCGCCCCCGACGTGGTCCACCTCGCCTCCCCCGCTCTGCTGGGACAGGCCGCCGTCGACGCGGCGCGCCGCTGGGCACTGCCCACCGTGGCCGTGTACCAGACCGACCTACCCGGGTTCGCCGGCCGCTACGGGGTCCCGTGCGGGGAAACGCTGTGGCCGTTGCTGCGCCGGCTGCACGCCGCCGTGGACCGGACCCTGGTGCCGTCGTCAGCCACCCTGCAGGTCCTCGCCGACCACGACCTGCCCCGGCTGAGCCTCTGGCAGCGGGGCGTGGACGCCCAACGGTTCCACCCGCGCCACCGCGACGAGCACCTGCGACGCAGTCTCGCCCCGAACGGCGAGGCCATCGTCGGGTTTGTCGGCCGGCTCGCCCGCGACAAGCGCGTCGACCTGCTCGCCCACGTGGCGCAGTTGCGCGGGGCGCGGGTGGTGATCGTGGGCGACGGCCCGGACCGCGGCCGGCTGCGCCGGCGGATCCCGGAGGCGGTCTTCCCGGGTCAGCTCACCGGTGCGGAGCTGTCCCGGATTTATGCGTCCCTGGACGTCTTCGTGCACACCGGCGCCGACGAGACGTTCTGCCAGGCGGTGCAGGAGGCGCTCGCCTCAGGAGTCCCGGTGGTGGCCCCCGCGGCGGGCGGCCCGTTGGATCTGGTGTCCTCCGAGCACAACGGGCTGCTCTACAGTCCTGACTCGGTGCGGGAGCTGCGCGTGGCGGCCGGCCGGCTGATCCACAACACGGCACTGCGCTCACGCATGGCATCCGCTGCGCGCACCAGCGTGCGGGGCCGGAGCTGGGAGGTTATCGGCGACCAGCTCATCGAGCACTACCGCTCGGTGGTCGCCCCGAGCGACACGTTGGTGCCCCACGCGCGACCACGCACCTAG
- a CDS encoding DUF6457 domain-containing protein has translation MTLVEWAERVCAELELSEEIGKADVDRILDLAKDAAHSVARPAAPLTTYLLGIAVGRGADPADAAAELRRLALEQAPEPPSDAG, from the coding sequence GTGACCCTTGTCGAATGGGCGGAGCGGGTCTGCGCCGAGCTCGAGCTCTCCGAGGAGATCGGCAAGGCCGATGTCGACCGAATCCTCGACCTGGCCAAGGACGCGGCGCACTCGGTGGCGCGGCCTGCCGCCCCCCTCACGACCTACCTGCTCGGCATCGCCGTGGGCCGCGGTGCCGACCCCGCTGACGCGGCCGCCGAACTGCGCCGACTGGCCCTGGAGCAGGCGCCGGAGCCGCCCTCTGATGCGGGGTGA
- a CDS encoding alanine/glycine:cation symporter family protein codes for MQELQEMLDFINDDIIWSQFVLVPLLLLTGLFLTIRLRLLQFHKLLHALWLALIRRKDRPDVEGDISHYQALSTALAATVGVGNIAGAALAINIGGPGALFWMWMTGLVGMATKYSEAVLGVKYRRKDSVGKQSGGPMFYLRHGLPGGLGMTLGFLFAVFGAIAAFGIGNGTQANTVAQQLEDVWTIPPMVTGAVLVILVAAVIIGGIKSIGRVAAGVVPVMVLIYIAITLFILLVHVGDIPAALGLVFTSAFTGSSAVGGFAGATVLVVIQQGVERGIFSNESGLGTGAIAAAAAKTDQPVRQGLVSMTQTFIDTLIVVTMTCLTIIVTGVWQVEEPEDGSLLTSRALEEGLGAVSPALGSLGGYIVALAVMIFAFTTLLGWSYYGDRCIDYLVGHRGVVPYRVLFVAVVFVGATAELDLVWTFSGIANGLMALPNLVGLILLAPIVVSETKRYFANPDWKDPDIKVPDVRS; via the coding sequence ATGCAAGAACTCCAGGAGATGCTTGACTTCATCAACGATGACATCATCTGGAGCCAGTTTGTCCTGGTCCCGCTGCTCCTGCTGACCGGGCTGTTTCTGACGATTCGGCTGCGGCTGCTGCAGTTCCATAAGCTGCTCCACGCACTGTGGCTCGCGCTCATCCGGCGCAAGGACCGGCCCGATGTCGAGGGCGATATCTCGCACTACCAGGCACTCAGCACGGCGCTCGCCGCGACCGTGGGTGTCGGCAATATCGCTGGTGCGGCGCTCGCGATCAACATCGGCGGCCCCGGCGCGCTGTTCTGGATGTGGATGACCGGCCTGGTCGGTATGGCCACCAAGTACAGCGAGGCCGTCCTCGGTGTGAAGTACCGCCGCAAGGACAGCGTCGGCAAGCAGAGCGGCGGGCCGATGTTCTACCTGCGGCACGGCCTGCCCGGCGGTCTCGGGATGACCCTCGGGTTCCTCTTCGCCGTGTTCGGCGCCATCGCCGCGTTCGGGATCGGCAACGGCACCCAGGCCAACACCGTGGCCCAGCAGCTAGAGGACGTCTGGACCATCCCCCCAATGGTGACCGGCGCCGTGCTGGTGATCCTGGTGGCCGCCGTCATCATCGGCGGCATCAAGAGCATCGGCCGGGTCGCGGCCGGCGTCGTCCCGGTGATGGTCCTGATCTACATCGCCATCACGCTGTTCATTCTCCTCGTGCACGTCGGTGACATCCCCGCGGCGCTCGGCCTGGTGTTCACCAGCGCGTTCACCGGATCCTCGGCGGTCGGCGGATTCGCGGGCGCCACCGTGCTCGTGGTGATCCAGCAGGGTGTCGAGCGCGGCATCTTCTCCAACGAGTCGGGCCTGGGTACCGGGGCGATCGCCGCGGCGGCGGCCAAGACGGACCAGCCGGTGCGGCAGGGTCTGGTGTCGATGACCCAGACCTTCATCGACACTCTGATCGTCGTCACGATGACCTGCCTGACCATCATCGTCACCGGGGTCTGGCAGGTGGAGGAGCCCGAGGACGGCTCGTTGCTCACCTCGCGGGCGCTGGAGGAAGGGCTCGGCGCGGTCTCGCCCGCGCTGGGGTCGCTCGGCGGCTACATCGTGGCCCTCGCCGTGATGATCTTCGCTTTCACGACCCTTCTCGGCTGGTCCTACTACGGGGACCGCTGCATCGACTACCTCGTTGGCCACCGCGGGGTCGTGCCCTACCGGGTGCTGTTCGTGGCGGTGGTGTTCGTGGGAGCGACCGCCGAGCTGGATCTGGTCTGGACCTTCAGCGGTATCGCGAACGGTCTCATGGCGCTGCCCAACCTGGTCGGGCTGATTCTGCTGGCGCCGATCGTGGTCTCCGAGACCAAGCGGTACTTCGCCAACCCCGACTGGAAGGATCCGGATATCAAGGTGCCCGACGTGCGGAGCTGA
- the thiD gene encoding bifunctional hydroxymethylpyrimidine kinase/phosphomethylpyrimidine kinase, which yields MTPNILTIAGSDPSGGAGIQADLKTFSALGGYGMSVLTALTAQATTGVTGVFPVPAEFVRAQLDTLLSDAKVDAVKIGMLGDTDVINAVASAIDDHGLHNVVLDPVMVAKSGDRLLAVEAIAAVRDQLVPRADLITPNLPESAELLGEDEVHDLPAMRAQAGRLLDIGAKRVLLKGGHLAGESSTDLLAEPGSSPQAFSAERLPTKNTHGTGCTLSSAIAALRPQRRDFYEAVREAKDYLTEALRYADDLNAGRGKGPVHHFHALWPADDH from the coding sequence TTGACCCCCAACATTCTGACCATCGCCGGCAGCGATCCCAGCGGCGGAGCCGGGATCCAGGCCGATCTCAAGACCTTCTCCGCGCTGGGCGGCTACGGCATGAGCGTGCTCACCGCCCTCACCGCGCAGGCCACAACCGGGGTCACGGGGGTTTTTCCCGTACCGGCGGAGTTCGTGCGCGCCCAGCTCGACACGCTGCTGTCGGACGCGAAGGTGGACGCGGTGAAGATCGGCATGCTGGGCGACACCGATGTGATCAACGCGGTCGCCAGCGCCATCGACGACCACGGGCTGCACAACGTGGTCCTCGACCCGGTGATGGTCGCCAAGAGCGGCGACCGGCTCCTGGCGGTCGAGGCGATCGCCGCGGTCCGCGACCAGCTCGTGCCGCGCGCCGACCTCATCACCCCGAACCTTCCGGAGAGTGCCGAGCTGCTCGGCGAGGACGAGGTGCACGACCTGCCGGCGATGCGGGCACAGGCCGGCAGACTGCTCGACATTGGCGCGAAGCGGGTGCTGCTCAAGGGCGGCCATCTGGCCGGAGAGAGCAGCACCGACCTGCTCGCCGAACCGGGCTCCTCCCCGCAGGCGTTCTCCGCCGAGCGGCTGCCCACCAAGAACACGCATGGCACCGGCTGCACACTGTCGTCCGCCATCGCGGCTCTGCGCCCGCAGCGCCGCGACTTCTACGAAGCCGTGCGCGAGGCCAAGGATTATCTGACCGAGGCGCTGCGCTACGCCGATGACCTGAATGCCGGTCGTGGCAAGGGCCCGGTCCACCATTTCCACGCGTTGTGGCCCGCGGACGATCACTGA
- a CDS encoding DUF368 domain-containing protein: protein MAKTVGTHLFNGFRGALIGTAEVVPGVSGGTVALIVGIYEQLITSAGHVVSGVRKAASDLPRGRGGARAAAEFRQADWAVIFAVLIGMAIAALTAAKLLAPIVEEEQQRAYAFFFGLVLASLWVPYSGSGRRWSGGHYLLALAVAAVAFVLTGLPPAHVDPHPLVVMAAAAVAICALVLPGMSGSFILLTLGLYTVTIEALNTGELGYIATFGVGAAIGLSCFVKLLQWLLEHYHHVTLVVLTGLMAGSLRALWPWQDEERNVFAPAGDVPVTIVCAVVGFALVVAVLLVERRVRARRETGAAPDNPAAGVTRGT from the coding sequence ATGGCGAAGACAGTCGGCACCCACCTCTTCAACGGATTCCGCGGCGCGCTCATCGGTACCGCGGAGGTGGTTCCCGGCGTCAGCGGCGGCACGGTCGCGCTGATCGTCGGCATCTACGAGCAGCTCATCACCTCGGCCGGGCACGTGGTCAGCGGCGTCCGCAAGGCCGCCTCCGACCTGCCGCGCGGGCGCGGCGGTGCCCGCGCCGCCGCGGAGTTCCGGCAGGCCGACTGGGCCGTCATCTTCGCGGTGCTCATCGGAATGGCGATCGCGGCGCTGACCGCCGCGAAGCTCCTCGCCCCCATCGTCGAGGAGGAGCAGCAGCGCGCCTATGCGTTCTTCTTCGGCCTGGTGCTGGCCTCGTTGTGGGTGCCCTACTCCGGGTCGGGGCGCCGCTGGAGTGGCGGGCACTACCTGCTCGCGCTCGCCGTGGCGGCGGTGGCGTTCGTCCTCACCGGGCTGCCGCCGGCACACGTCGATCCGCACCCGTTGGTCGTCATGGCCGCCGCCGCGGTCGCCATCTGCGCCCTGGTGCTTCCGGGGATGTCCGGCTCGTTCATCCTGCTCACCCTCGGCCTGTACACAGTGACGATCGAGGCGCTGAACACCGGCGAGCTCGGATACATCGCGACGTTCGGGGTAGGCGCCGCCATCGGGCTCTCGTGCTTCGTGAAGCTGCTGCAGTGGCTGCTGGAGCACTACCACCACGTGACGCTGGTCGTGCTCACCGGCCTCATGGCGGGGTCGCTGCGCGCGCTGTGGCCCTGGCAGGACGAAGAGCGCAATGTCTTCGCCCCGGCCGGCGACGTCCCCGTCACCATCGTGTGCGCGGTGGTGGGCTTCGCGCTCGTCGTGGCGGTGTTGCTGGTGGAACGGCGCGTCCGGGCACGCCGCGAGACCGGAGCGGCGCCCGACAACCCCGCGGCAGGTGTCACCCGGGGAACATGA